One genomic segment of Amycolatopsis sp. WQ 127309 includes these proteins:
- a CDS encoding class I SAM-dependent methyltransferase: MTTPATRAEALHLTGERTVPGIAVENYWFRRHEAAYLALLPHCVDATVLEAGCGEGYGAGLLATTARRVLALDYDVPTTEHVARRYPEVAVARANLAYLPLRDASVDVVANFQVIEHLWDQGGFLAECRRVLSPGGKLLVTTPNRLTFTPDSDTPLNPYHTRELAPAELAGLLADAGFDVVTLHGLHHGEAVRALDERYGGSIIDAQLDVVMGELPGQAVWPAALLADVAAIEATGFDIHGDDLDASLDLIAVAVRR, from the coding sequence GTGACCACCCCAGCCACCCGGGCCGAGGCGCTGCACCTGACCGGCGAACGGACCGTGCCCGGCATCGCCGTCGAGAACTACTGGTTCAGACGCCACGAGGCCGCGTACCTCGCGCTGCTCCCCCACTGCGTGGACGCGACGGTGCTCGAAGCCGGCTGCGGCGAGGGCTACGGCGCCGGTCTTCTCGCGACCACGGCCCGCCGGGTGCTCGCGCTGGACTACGACGTGCCGACCACCGAGCACGTCGCCCGCCGCTACCCCGAGGTCGCCGTCGCACGGGCGAACCTCGCGTACCTGCCGCTGCGGGACGCCTCGGTGGACGTCGTGGCCAACTTCCAGGTCATCGAGCACCTCTGGGACCAGGGCGGCTTCCTCGCGGAGTGCCGAAGGGTGTTGTCACCAGGAGGAAAACTGCTGGTCACGACGCCGAACCGGCTGACCTTCACCCCGGACAGCGACACGCCGCTGAATCCGTACCACACCCGTGAGCTGGCGCCGGCCGAGCTGGCCGGGCTGCTGGCCGACGCCGGTTTCGACGTCGTGACACTGCACGGCCTGCACCACGGCGAGGCCGTCCGCGCACTCGACGAGCGGTACGGCGGTTCGATCATCGACGCGCAGCTCGACGTCGTCATGGGCGAGCTGCCCGGGCAGGCCGTCTGGCCGGCGGCGCTGCTCGCCGACGTCGCCGCGATCGAGGCCACGGGGTTCGACATCCACGGCGACGACCTCGACGCGAGCCTGGACCTGATCGCCGTGGCGGTGCGCCGATGA